DNA from Nitrospirota bacterium:
TAACGCGATGATAGAAAGGGCGGAGCATGACGGACTTCTTCATAAAGGGGATACAATTATAGAGCCAACCTCAGGAAACACTGGCATAGGGCTTGCCTTTGTGTGCGCCGTTAAGGGGTATAATCTGATTCTTACGATGCCGGAAACAATGAGCGAGGAGCGGCGGAGAATGCTCAGGGCATTTGGAGCAAAGTTGATTCTGACTGAGGGCACCAGTATGACAACAGCCGTGGAGTTAGCCGAAAAAATGGCCAGGGAAAACGGTTATTTCCAACCTCATCAGTTTAAAAACCCGGATAATTCCCGGGCTCACAAGGAAACAACTGCGCCTGAAATCATAGAAGAGCTTGGTGAGCCGGACGCTTTTGTAGCAGGAGTTGGCACAGGGGGCACAATAACCGGAGTGGGAGAGGTGCTGAGGGAAAAATTTGGCGGCAGGGTGAGAATTGTGGCGGTGGAGCCAGAGGGAAGCGCTGTGCTATCCGGTGCGCCTGCCGGTCATCATGGAATACAGGGAATTGGGGCCGGGTTTATTCCTGATGTATTAAACCGCGGTATAATTGATGAGATAATTCAGGTCTCCGATGAGACAGCCTATGAGTATGCGCGGCTTTTAATAAGGAAAGAAGGAATACTTGCTGGGATTTCATCTGGTGCTAATTTATACGCAGCACTGATGACAGCACGGAAATTAGGTAAGGGCAAAAAAGTTGTCACCATATTTCCGGATACCGGGGAGCGGTACCTGAGCACTCCGTTGTTTTCCGGATGGGAAAATGATGCCGATAAAACATTTTAGGATTGGATTTTGATAGCACACAGTATTTTGGAAACTATTGGATGCACGCCGCTTATACGCCTGGAGAGAGCACCAGGTTTTAATGGAGGCGGTATAAAAATATACGCAAAACTTGAAATGTATAATCCGGGGCGCTCCGTAAAAGACAGACCTGCGTATCAGATGATACATGATTCTGAGGAGTCAGGTGAGTTAACGCGCGATAAAATCATCATAGATTCAACCTCAGGTAACACCGGTATTGCATATGCGATGACAGGAGCTGTAAGGGGATACAAAGTAACAATCGTAATTCCCAAAAATGCAAGTCCGGAGCGAAAAAAGATAATCTCTGGGTTTGGTGCTGAGATAATATATTCCAGTCCGTTTGATGGCTCAGACGGGGCAATCCGTTTGGCCAGGAAAATCTATAGTGAAAACCGTGAAAAATATTACATGCCTGATCAGTACAATAACCCGTCAAACTGGAAAGCGCATTATTTAACGACAGGCCCGGAAATTTATGAGCAAACCGGAGGCTCTGTGACACACTTTATTGCTACCGTAGGCACAGGAGGCACAATTACCGGAACCGGTAAGGCGCTCAGGGAATTCAATAAAGACATAAAGGTAATCGCAATTCAGCCCGATGACGCTATGCACGGGATAGAGGGACTAAAGCACATGGCAAGCTCGATAGTGCCGGGTATATATGACTTAAACTTTGCCGATGAGACGATTTTTGTAGGCACCGAGGAAAGTTACGACATGGTGAGGCGTTTAGTTAAACTTGAGGGGCTTGCAGTAGGGCATTCATCAGGAGCGGCACTTACCGGAGCACTGACTTTGGCAAAACGCCTTCAGGCCACTGGCATAAATGAAGCCGTAATTGTCTGCATTTTCCCAGATGGCGGCGACAGATACCTTAGCCACTGTATTGATTGATGAATTTTTCATCTGATAGATATATAATCATTTATGAGGGAAAGTAGTTTGAATTTAAGTTTCACAGATAAAATCGAAGGTTTTATTCTGGGAGCATATGTTGATGTGGATGTAAATTCTGAGCTGATTGATGAATTTTTGACTGAAGAGCCGGACGATGACATCATTATTAATAAAAGCAACGAAATCTTATATCTTAATCATTTTTTTACAGGTGATAGCCCAATAGGCGGTATTACTACGCTAATTAATGTCATAAAAAACTACGACATTAAAAATCATTATACAGTTGCTGAGTTAAACCTGTTCGGTGTTGTTTTTACTGAAGTATTGGAGGCGGTAAAAAAATACTATGAATTAACTTATAACACAAACAAAACCCCTCAAGTTGTATTAGTTTAAACAAAGTTTAGAAAAGTTTTTTGCGTATTAGTTTTTCTTATAATAGCGATTTAAGCCAACTTATAAATTTTTCTGTCGTTTGGCTATCTAATACCGAGTTGCGTTCTAAAGATAAAACTAAATGTCATAGACAAAGATGAGATTGCCCTCTCCCTTAGCCCCCATAAGCGCTCAAATAAGATATTAGATAAATAGAGGCATATCATGATACAATATACAGTATGGAGGCAAAAATAATACAAGATGAATGGGAAATACTTAAGAGGTTCTTA
Protein-coding regions in this window:
- the cysK gene encoding cysteine synthase A; translation: MAVVSEEIRGRLGSFSKPLNSVLEMVGETPLLEITRAVETSDMAGIFAKIEFFNPCSSVKDRICNAMIERAEHDGLLHKGDTIIEPTSGNTGIGLAFVCAVKGYNLILTMPETMSEERRRMLRAFGAKLILTEGTSMTTAVELAEKMARENGYFQPHQFKNPDNSRAHKETTAPEIIEELGEPDAFVAGVGTGGTITGVGEVLREKFGGRVRIVAVEPEGSAVLSGAPAGHHGIQGIGAGFIPDVLNRGIIDEIIQVSDETAYEYARLLIRKEGILAGISSGANLYAALMTARKLGKGKKVVTIFPDTGERYLSTPLFSGWENDADKTF
- a CDS encoding cysteine synthase translates to MLIAHSILETIGCTPLIRLERAPGFNGGGIKIYAKLEMYNPGRSVKDRPAYQMIHDSEESGELTRDKIIIDSTSGNTGIAYAMTGAVRGYKVTIVIPKNASPERKKIISGFGAEIIYSSPFDGSDGAIRLARKIYSENREKYYMPDQYNNPSNWKAHYLTTGPEIYEQTGGSVTHFIATVGTGGTITGTGKALREFNKDIKVIAIQPDDAMHGIEGLKHMASSIVPGIYDLNFADETIFVGTEESYDMVRRLVKLEGLAVGHSSGAALTGALTLAKRLQATGINEAVIVCIFPDGGDRYLSHCID